The Candidatus Nitrosymbiomonas proteolyticus genome has a segment encoding these proteins:
- a CDS encoding anthranilate phosphoribosyltransferase — MEFGPTLTALLSGDALTFDEAAEQMRRIADSELSEAQVGALLTALRSRPCAAEELAGFASVLRQRSLSLDLATPGLVDTCGTGGGIPSFNISTAAAMIACAAGVPLAKHGNRSVTSSCGSADVLEALGVGLIAEPEELTHVFEQTGMAFLFAPHLHPTMKLVGPIRKQLGIRTVFNQLGPLVNPASARFQVLGVYDPQFLRPMAEALGILNAQEAWVVHGQDGLDEVSPRARTSYARVVEGRVVEGELLPQDFGIEPVPESALAPGETLAQSAAILREAISDADSDRFRAVLPSAALAISLGKQIGGLLDASELAEETVRSGRASAKLDHLIEVTRQP; from the coding sequence ATGGAGTTCGGACCGACCTTGACCGCCTTGCTCTCGGGTGATGCGCTGACCTTCGACGAAGCAGCCGAACAAATGAGGAGGATCGCCGACTCGGAACTGAGCGAGGCGCAAGTGGGAGCGCTGCTCACGGCGCTTCGATCTCGACCCTGCGCGGCCGAAGAACTCGCCGGGTTCGCCAGCGTACTGAGGCAACGATCGTTGAGCCTCGACCTCGCGACCCCGGGGCTGGTCGACACCTGCGGAACCGGAGGCGGCATCCCCAGCTTCAACATCTCGACAGCGGCGGCGATGATCGCCTGCGCGGCAGGAGTTCCCCTCGCGAAGCACGGCAACCGCAGCGTCACGAGCTCGTGCGGAAGCGCCGATGTGCTCGAAGCCCTCGGCGTGGGGCTGATCGCCGAGCCGGAGGAATTGACGCACGTGTTCGAACAGACGGGGATGGCGTTCCTCTTCGCCCCCCACCTTCACCCCACGATGAAGCTCGTCGGCCCGATCCGAAAGCAATTAGGCATTCGCACGGTGTTCAATCAACTCGGCCCCCTCGTCAATCCCGCGTCGGCGAGGTTTCAGGTCTTGGGTGTGTACGACCCGCAGTTCCTGCGACCCATGGCGGAGGCCCTTGGCATCCTGAACGCGCAGGAGGCTTGGGTCGTTCACGGCCAAGATGGGCTCGACGAGGTCTCACCCCGCGCCCGCACGAGCTATGCCCGGGTGGTCGAGGGCCGCGTCGTCGAGGGGGAGCTATTGCCACAGGACTTCGGAATCGAACCTGTGCCGGAGTCGGCGCTCGCACCTGGAGAAACGCTCGCCCAAAGCGCGGCAATCCTCCGGGAAGCGATCTCCGATGCGGACTCCGACCGATTCCGAGCCGTGCTCCCTAGCGCGGCGCTGGCGATCAGTTTGGGCAAGCAGATCGGGGGCCTCCTCGACGCGTCCGAACTGGCCGAGGAGACCGTGCGGTCGGGCAGGGCGTCCGCGAAATTGGACCACCTCATCGAGGTGACTCGGCAGC
- a CDS encoding NADH:ubiquinone oxidoreductase subunit 3 (chain A) → MDSGYLGLIVLIGVAAIVCAAMVFGSWLLGPKKKTPYKESPYECGVAPVGSARERFPVKFYLVAIIFVLFDIEVVFLWSWMTVFKHADRAYMVFSFWAVAIYMLLWILGDAYAMRVGAIDWDETTSLPEEKLASSTLEAAAPHAAILGGGS, encoded by the coding sequence ATGGACAGCGGGTATCTGGGGCTGATCGTGCTGATCGGGGTCGCGGCAATCGTGTGCGCGGCGATGGTGTTCGGCAGTTGGCTACTCGGCCCCAAGAAGAAAACGCCCTACAAGGAGTCGCCCTACGAGTGCGGCGTCGCGCCGGTGGGGAGCGCGAGAGAGAGATTTCCGGTCAAGTTCTATCTGGTCGCGATCATTTTCGTGCTGTTCGACATCGAAGTCGTGTTCCTTTGGAGCTGGATGACGGTGTTCAAGCATGCGGATCGCGCCTATATGGTCTTCAGCTTCTGGGCGGTCGCGATCTATATGTTGCTGTGGATTCTCGGCGACGCCTATGCGATGAGAGTGGGGGCGATCGATTGGGACGAGACGACTTCGCTTCCGGAAGAGAAACTGGCTAGCTCTACCTTAGAGGCCGCCGCACCCCACGCCGCGATCCTTGGAGGCGGCTCGTGA
- a CDS encoding NADH dehydrogenase, subunit C, whose protein sequence is MSVLPTSSDRIEISKVVKRFPEAVVKVKEFRGDAWLCVQRGRLHEVVEFLKTDPELDFSYFGECLGADYSQWEHERDFVERFEVIYNLYSLKLQRRLFLKVGVDDGQKVPSLKGLFLGADYPEREVWDLLGIVFEGNEQEQRFLLPDDWVGHPLRKEYPLGGEDVLFDQSSRGPAVEDVQVPHAGESFEGKTGSKEVGGR, encoded by the coding sequence GTGAGCGTTCTGCCGACGTCGTCGGATCGCATCGAGATCTCCAAAGTGGTCAAGCGGTTCCCAGAGGCCGTGGTGAAGGTCAAAGAGTTCCGCGGCGACGCTTGGCTGTGCGTTCAGAGGGGACGCCTGCACGAAGTCGTCGAGTTCCTCAAGACCGACCCAGAGTTGGACTTCTCCTACTTCGGCGAGTGCCTGGGGGCTGATTACAGCCAGTGGGAGCACGAGCGGGACTTCGTCGAGCGCTTTGAGGTCATCTATAACCTGTACTCGCTGAAACTGCAACGCAGGTTGTTCCTCAAGGTCGGCGTGGACGACGGCCAGAAGGTGCCCTCGCTCAAGGGCCTGTTCCTCGGCGCGGATTATCCCGAGCGCGAGGTCTGGGATCTTTTGGGGATCGTCTTTGAGGGCAACGAGCAGGAGCAGCGGTTCCTCTTGCCCGACGATTGGGTCGGACACCCCTTGCGGAAGGAGTACCCCTTGGGCGGAGAAGACGTACTCTTCGACCAGAGCTCGCGGGGGCCTGCGGTCGAGGACGTTCAAGTTCCCCACGCCGGCGAGAGTTTCGAGGGCAAGACCGGCTCGAAAGAAGTCGGCGGCAGGTAG